A genomic region of Metopolophium dirhodum isolate CAU chromosome 1, ASM1992520v1, whole genome shotgun sequence contains the following coding sequences:
- the LOC132953598 gene encoding uncharacterized protein LOC132953598: MADLLSYLVQPHRPFSHVGMDYGGPFLVKEHRRRNAQSVKVYLALFICMSVKAVHLEIVSDLSTDAFLAALDRFVARRGIPANIYSDCGTNYVGAARQLKTLFRDAKAEDRISSHLNCTWHFNPPAAPHFGGIWEAGIKSVKFHLKHVIGQQVLTFDEFLTLTTRIEGILNSRPITPTSSDPHRFECINTGPLPYWTAASSRTRT; this comes from the coding sequence ATGGCAGACCTGCTGTCCTACCTGGTCCAACCGCACCGACCGTTTTCACACGTCGGGATGGACTACGGGGGTCCGTTCCTTGTCAAGGAACATCGTCGTCGCAATGCGCAATCAGTCAAGGTATACCttgcattatttatttgtatgtccGTCAAGGCCGTTCACCTCGAAATCGTGTCTGATCTCAGCACTGACGCCTTCCTCGCGGCCTTAGACCGTTTTGTTGCACGTCGTGGGATTCCGGCCAACATCTATTCGGACTGCGGGACAAATTACGTCGGTGCCGCGCGCCAGCTGAAAACGTTGTTCCGCGACGCCAAGGCCGAAGACCGGATATCGTCGCACCTCAACTGTACGTGGCACTTCAATCCACCCGCCGCGCCCCATTTCGGCGGAATTTGGGAGGCTGGCATCAAAAGCGTCAAGTTTCACCTCAAGCACGTCATCGGTCAACAGGTGTTGACATTCGATGAGTTCCTCACTTTGACCACGCGCATCGAGGGCATTCTAAACTCCAGACCGATCACGCCGACGTCATCCGACCCGCACCGATTTGAGTGCATTAACACCGGGCCACTTCCTTATTGGACAGCCGCTTCAAGCCGTACCCGAACCTGA